A single Crateriforma conspicua DNA region contains:
- a CDS encoding glycosyltransferase family 4 protein: MSRLKILAVIPHLIRPSEVWMYRQLQVFRHQDLHIIAGHRHQHEQFDLTGIPITTVPESMNNPLRGLRRHWDRIRFPGMQGTRYGQHQRQWFREQVCRIRPDAIHCQYGTVGLSTLDAINDLDIPVFVQFNGDGLSCLVHRRRGRERMVRSIGNFAGLITVARYQQQWLLRRGASPEQVALIPYGAPLEPDATSIRTQRPNCQFLAVGRLCEMKSPLNLIRAFALCQSLNPASRLTIIGDGPMRGETENLIQRLGLKDHVTLLGVQPAEVVRRQMLQADVFVQHSVTAANGMMEGWPVAIGEAMSRGLPVVATRHAGICEQVIHDVNGYLCDEFDWSDMGRYMADLAGNAMKRQTFGRQALRLSLDARVQTHTQLDFIRKRLGVTRQSQRPSTLQQAA; the protein is encoded by the coding sequence GTGTCACGACTGAAAATCCTGGCGGTCATTCCCCATCTGATCCGGCCCAGCGAAGTTTGGATGTATCGCCAATTGCAAGTCTTTCGCCACCAGGACCTGCACATCATCGCCGGGCATCGACATCAGCACGAACAATTCGACCTGACCGGGATCCCGATCACAACGGTGCCCGAATCGATGAACAACCCGCTGCGGGGCTTACGCCGGCATTGGGATCGGATTCGATTTCCCGGCATGCAAGGAACACGATACGGTCAGCATCAACGGCAATGGTTTCGGGAACAGGTCTGCCGCATTCGACCGGATGCCATTCATTGCCAATACGGCACGGTGGGGCTGTCGACGTTGGATGCGATCAACGATCTGGACATCCCCGTGTTTGTTCAATTCAACGGTGACGGACTGTCTTGTCTGGTCCATCGGCGTCGCGGACGCGAACGAATGGTCCGGTCCATCGGCAACTTTGCCGGACTGATCACCGTCGCTCGGTATCAACAACAATGGCTGCTGCGTCGCGGGGCGTCCCCCGAACAAGTCGCGTTGATTCCCTACGGCGCGCCGTTGGAACCCGACGCGACGTCGATTCGTACCCAACGTCCGAATTGTCAGTTTTTGGCGGTCGGTCGTTTGTGTGAAATGAAGTCGCCGCTGAACTTGATCCGCGCGTTTGCGTTGTGCCAAAGCCTGAATCCGGCCAGCCGACTAACCATCATCGGCGATGGCCCCATGCGTGGTGAGACCGAAAACCTCATTCAGCGTCTGGGTTTGAAAGATCACGTCACGTTGCTGGGCGTCCAACCGGCCGAGGTGGTTCGACGCCAGATGTTGCAAGCGGACGTGTTTGTTCAGCACAGCGTGACGGCAGCCAACGGAATGATGGAAGGATGGCCCGTCGCCATCGGCGAAGCAATGTCGCGCGGGTTGCCGGTCGTCGCCACACGACATGCCGGGATTTGCGAACAAGTGATCCACGACGTCAACGGATATCTGTGCGACGAATTCGATTGGTCGGACATGGGACGTTACATGGCCGACCTGGCCGGCAACGCGATGAAACGCCAGACCTTCGGACGCCAAGCCCTCCGCCTGTCGCTGGATGCTCGCGTCCAAACGCACACTCAACTGGACTTTATCCGCAAACGTCTGGGCGTCACCCGTCAATCCCAGCGTCCATCCACACTACAACAAGCGGCATGA
- a CDS encoding glycosyltransferase family 2 protein has product MRSSCLINCHNYVDYVGEAIDSALAQSKPFDEVIVVDDGSSDGSVDRIRKDYGGHAKVRLIAKPQGGQLSCFHVGLAESSGDLLFFLDADDRYAPEMLRRVTDLYQRRPEIGFVSTGYRRFGAIEGWHPPASGSRRRGISVASAVLHRCWIGNPTSCLSMRRTMAQKVLPYPDESDWQTRADDVLVLGSSIMGADKYHLELPLVEYRIHDRNHFAGKRLGAVGKMQYALCVERMVNWYLRAARVDRDSIAYLLHREFRTCERPSSKELRSYLRMLGRGRLPWSTRLDYALNMVLHYANEFRRRKDTPSAVEPDVTVTESPRQANATGTSQSNVKAA; this is encoded by the coding sequence ATGCGTTCCTCCTGTCTGATCAACTGCCACAACTACGTCGACTATGTCGGCGAAGCGATCGATAGTGCGCTGGCACAATCGAAGCCGTTTGACGAAGTGATCGTGGTCGACGACGGATCATCGGACGGTTCAGTGGATCGCATCCGCAAGGACTATGGCGGTCATGCCAAGGTGCGTTTGATTGCCAAACCCCAGGGCGGTCAGCTGTCGTGTTTTCACGTCGGATTGGCCGAATCTAGCGGCGACTTGTTGTTCTTTTTGGACGCCGACGATCGCTATGCCCCCGAAATGCTGCGGCGGGTGACGGATCTGTATCAACGGCGACCCGAAATCGGTTTCGTCAGCACGGGGTATCGGCGGTTTGGTGCGATCGAAGGCTGGCATCCGCCGGCATCGGGATCTCGTCGACGCGGCATCAGTGTTGCTTCGGCCGTCCTGCACCGCTGTTGGATCGGAAACCCGACGTCGTGTCTGTCGATGCGTCGAACGATGGCCCAAAAAGTACTGCCCTATCCCGACGAATCGGATTGGCAGACGCGTGCCGACGACGTTTTGGTGCTGGGGTCGTCCATCATGGGGGCCGACAAGTATCACCTGGAGTTGCCGCTGGTCGAATATCGCATTCATGACCGCAATCACTTTGCCGGAAAACGACTGGGTGCGGTCGGCAAAATGCAATACGCCCTGTGCGTGGAACGAATGGTGAATTGGTACCTGCGTGCGGCGCGGGTGGATCGCGACAGCATCGCGTACCTGCTGCATCGCGAATTCCGCACCTGCGAACGTCCGTCGTCGAAAGAACTGCGTAGCTACCTGCGGATGCTGGGTCGCGGTCGTTTGCCTTGGTCCACACGCTTGGATTACGCCCTGAACATGGTGTTGCATTACGCCAATGAATTTCGGCGTCGCAAAGACACACCGTCGGCGGTCGAACCGGACGTGACAGTGACCGAATCACCCCGCCAGGCAAACGCGACAGGCACTTCCCAATCGAACGTCAAGGCGGCCTGA
- a CDS encoding glycosyltransferase family 2 protein yields the protein MKRPLISIVTPSFNQAGFLEQTIRSVLSQAGRGSRFDLQYFVIDGGSTDHTVDVIGRYESELAGWCSEPDRGQTHAINKGFQRCDGDLLAYINSDDYYLPGAFEAVVDAWEADPQRDFIFGTCHHVDEAGELIRPQTATITSFVEMLDLWQHWLRYFDNRNFVQPEVFWTRRLSRQLGGFDESRYFAMDFDYWLRGFDAGMRIHQIDQPLSAFRIHGAQKTSQIDQTRLELMAIVDPYLQRPDPRIDSQDRERMIALNAMERAMILQREQSSTIKLRMLAKLAAKHPVLLQQRSYWRHLRRSGKRLVRWPAQRRAA from the coding sequence ATGAAGCGGCCCTTGATCAGCATCGTGACGCCGTCGTTCAATCAGGCAGGATTTCTGGAACAAACCATCCGCAGTGTTTTGTCCCAGGCCGGACGCGGCAGCCGGTTCGACTTGCAGTACTTCGTCATTGACGGCGGTAGCACCGACCACACCGTCGATGTCATTGGCCGTTACGAAAGCGAACTTGCCGGTTGGTGCAGTGAACCGGATCGTGGGCAAACGCACGCGATCAACAAGGGTTTTCAGCGTTGTGACGGCGATTTACTGGCCTACATCAACAGCGACGACTACTACTTGCCCGGTGCTTTTGAAGCGGTCGTCGATGCCTGGGAAGCTGATCCACAGCGTGATTTCATCTTCGGCACCTGCCACCATGTCGACGAAGCGGGGGAGCTGATCCGTCCACAAACCGCCACCATCACAAGCTTTGTGGAGATGCTGGATCTTTGGCAGCATTGGCTTCGCTATTTCGACAATCGCAACTTTGTCCAGCCCGAAGTTTTTTGGACGCGACGACTGTCCCGGCAATTGGGCGGATTTGACGAGTCGCGATACTTTGCGATGGATTTTGATTACTGGCTTCGCGGCTTTGACGCCGGCATGCGGATTCACCAGATCGATCAACCGCTATCGGCGTTTCGCATCCATGGTGCCCAAAAAACATCGCAGATCGATCAGACCCGATTGGAACTGATGGCGATTGTCGATCCATATCTACAGCGACCCGATCCGCGGATCGATTCTCAGGATCGGGAACGTATGATCGCGCTCAACGCGATGGAACGGGCCATGATTTTGCAACGTGAGCAAAGTTCGACGATCAAGTTGCGAATGTTGGCAAAATTGGCCGCGAAACATCCTGTTCTGTTGCAGCAACGTTCCTATTGGCGTCATCTGCGACGTAGCGGCAAACGTTTGGTTCGCTGGCCCGCCCAACGCCGCGCCGCATAA